aaaaaaaaatgaaaattgttTGAGGAGAAATAAATCAGCCAACTCTATCGTCTtcaagaaaaataatgattTGTCTCATCAGACACATGATAGATCTCGGTCCTCCGGATGTCTACTTGACAGAACTGTACCAACTGTTCACAAAATGAATTGTATTAATGCCCCATACTTTCATGCTCTCACTGCATGTGGAAATGTGTGTGGACGAGGGGGTAACGTCATGATGgatgaggaaagaaaaataatcagTTTAAGGAAGCAAAATCAGTATGGACTGAATAACAAACATGGAGGTAGGTACCACTCGAATGATGGTACTGTGACGAACCACATTTGCAAAGAGGAGGTGAAGAAAACAGTTATGGAAAAAGGTGTGATAAAAAGTGGCTGTAAATATGTGCTAAAAGGATATGGTGAAACTGCACTGGGTTCCCATTCCCAtgatgaaatttttaaaaataaggaaaagagaCAATTTATTAATGATTTGCATAGCACGGGAAAGGATCCATCGTTCACAAATAACATGGAGcatgaaaagggggggaatggAAAAGAGGTGATGAGCTGTGAACCATTAAGCGGGATGGAAGGTCTCACagtggagaaggaaatggcAATCAGTGCTGACATCATCGAGAAGGCAAGACTAAAATATTATGCGTCGAAGAAGTGCGAAAAGTGCAGAGATGAAAGTTCCGcggggaaggaggaaaataaaacaaatccATCTGCGTGCTTCAAGACGGTGTGTAGTAATAGTGGAAGTAAGGGAAAGGGATGCGGAGGAGacacaaaaatggggagagAGGTCCAAACCAATCTAAAAAAGCATGCACATCCAACAAAAATGGGTAATAACAAAAGCGGAGAAACGAAACATTTTGGAACCAATCCTTCAAAAGAGAACCGAAATAGGTGCCTCaacggtaaaaaaaaaagtaacaaagttgatgttcttaaaaaagaacacccTTCAGACGGTTCATCTGGTACGTCTGCTTCGGCTAGTTCAGGCGACTCACcaaaaaacaaggaaaaattatgggAAAATAACAAATCAGAAAGGGCAAGTAAGACTTACAAATTTcttgttgtaaaaaaggggaacgaGGATAAGTGCGCtgtaaaaagggaggaaggtaGTCATTTAAGGGGGCACAATGGTGATGCAAAGAAGAACAGAGTTAATCATCAGGAAAGTGGACGCTCCGTTAGTGCcgataaaaggaagaactatACAAATGGGGTGGCCGGCTCTGACAGTGTCCAAACAAACACCATGGATGGTTACTCCACTTGTTCTAGTGAGGACATATACttgtgggaaaaaataaaaaagacaaaggcgcggaaaaagaaccttaaGGATGAAGGTGTAAGGAAGAGTAAACTCAATGAACAAATCGCCGAGGGGGTTAACGCGCAGGTGGGGAATTCAAACGGAAAGTTGGCCAGTTCTGTAGCGCATATAATTGAGAAAATAATTctgaattataaaaattgggATATTGATgggacaaaaaagggggcccGCGTTGGTAGTTACAGCGATGACAATGATAATGACAATGATAATGACAATGATAATGACAATGATAATGACAATGATAATGACAATGATAGCAATTACCACGACGGTAAAGAATGTTCCGAATCTGACAGAGACTGCATCAAGCAAAGTGACCTGTCTGACTCATAtacttgcaaaaaaaaaaaaaataaaaataacaattttgaaataaatggggaaaaacTAAAGGCACAAACGATAATGTTAAAAGAAACAGGCGGTGCGTACACCACTTTAGGACGACAGTGTACAAATGAAGATTTACACGTGTATACAAATGCACaggtaaaggaaaacagaAGCCAGGATGTTAACAATGTGTTGTCTTCAGGTAGCCAATCGAGTTATCAGGAGcccaaaatatttttcctcaaaAATGATGAGTCGTGTATAATTGTGGAGTATCCTAACGTCAAATATTTTGTCAAATGCGCTTaaggaagaaacaaaaaaaggggtcaCGCCGTTTGGTTCTCGTTTCCCGATAGCATGTTTGGAATACCTATTGGGGGGAGGGAGAGTTGTCGCGATGAGTGTTTAGGTGTataaacacacacatatataagtGTAAAATCTGCATCGTGCGTATTGCGAGTTCGTCGGTCATCTTCAAAAGGGCCGAGGGATGCTTACCATCTTTTATCGGAAAGGAAGCATTGCATTTGGGGCATATTAACGTTCCTTCCATTATGTGCACCTACAAAATGATAATgggttgaaatttttttttttttttttttttttttgcctctaTGATGCTTTTCACATTTTGACGTAATCACATTGCAAATTCCCCTTTATGAGAAATGCTAAGACCGATTTACTCTCCCATGTGGGTACCTTAAAAAGGGCATGGTGAACTGAGTTCAGGAATTCCTCATCCTCAAGGTGTTGACTTGTGTAGCTAGGCAGCAAATTTATCCCTAGCTGAAAGGGGAACGGACGAAAAAAGAGATTTTGACAATGTGACAAGGGCACACTGTGAAATTGCAATATCGTAATATTATACGTGGGCAATGTTTACGTCTACAAAGCGCTTGGTacgataaaaatgaagaaagcatggaatggaaatgaaaaaaaaaaaaaaaaaaggaagtacaaTGAGAGGCATGTACCTGTTTAGCCGTTTGATACAAAACGTCATAGTCCACCTTcgttaaaacattttttacaaattctaCATTAATTTCTTGTTCTagtattttcatattttcctctgCATCTTTGTTCAGTGCCACTGAAAGCGGATATCCCCCATTACACTGGGTTTCGTTGCTGAAAGGAGGAACAAGTGTATAAGTGGTGTGAGAGCAGGTTAGGCGATGATTAAGTCCATATAAGGGCGCATTCACAGGGATataatacatacacatagaagaaatgcgtacatatatatacgtatgaatatatacaaatatttgAGAAAGCATATGTGTACTTATAGGAATTGGTGAGCAAACCCGTGCGTGCATACGCACACATAAATGTAGAGTATTTGCAACCATATATaagaatatataaatatatgataATATGGAGAATACgcaaatatatacacgtacatTTGCATTATATATACGCCCTTGCGCATGTTT
This DNA window, taken from Plasmodium knowlesi strain H genome assembly, chromosome: 13, encodes the following:
- a CDS encoding multifunctional methyltransferase subunit TRM112, putative, whose protein sequence is MRLLTHNFLKCNETQCNGGYPLSVALNKDAEENMKILEQEINVEFVKNVLTKVDYDVLYQTAKQLGINLLPSYTSQHLEDEEFLNSVHHALFKVHIMEGTLICPKCNASFPIKDGIPNMLSGNENQTA